The genomic window tcaagaaagacacaggaaggcgtccgctcctgccccaacaggcAGTGCTCCTTGCCCCATCTGCAACCGTATCTGCACTTCGGACTTCAGCCTCAGAAGTCATATGCGTGCCCACAGACGTTAACAGTGCAACACATTCGTCTTCCTCAGACTTCGAGAGACTACTGCCATGAGTGTTAATATTTGTCCTTTCTACTTGGATAGGGCTTTCCACTCTGAGAATAGCTGTCACactgtgttagccatttctgccaacCCAGCCTCCAGCTGACCAATGAAATTTGGGGTGAGCTGGGCTGGTTGCTCCAAGAGTGGTTGTTGCATTGCATGAGTCACTTATACCAACCTAGCCTCCACTGAATTTAACTTCTCTCTTACCAGACCAAAGAAATTCAGGGCCAATTGCTGCTGTTCTCTCTCCACTCGGTCTACTTTTGTGGTCAAGTCTTGTTGAGAAGAGTTCACTGATAGCCCaagggttgggggggtgggggagaagaggaagaggaagtgggagaaagggagagggagagagagagagaatgaacagTTCTCTCATTCTAATTAGAACTGGATTGAAAAGGGATgttaataaatgctaggccaacaggGCCGCTAACTAAAAACTCACACTGTAACCGTGGCTTGAGAGCAGTAAGCTCAAACTAAATTTATAGCACTCCTTCCcactgctacctgtaaggagtttgtacgttctccccgtgatcaggtgaacttcctccaggtgctccggtttcctcccacagtccaaagatgtactgccgGAAGGTTAATTGTTTATTGTAAATTTCAATAGCTGTCAGTAGGTacagttaatgtcagagaaatgtatacaatatacatcctgaaattcttcttcttcgcaaacatccacgaaaacagaggagtcccCTAAAGAATAAATGACAGCTGAATGTTAGAACCCTGAAGCCCCTCagctccctcctcccacacataaacagcagcaaaccactgactcaacccatcagcaaaaaagcatctgcaccccccaccgagcactcaagcgtgctgCAAAGCATCAATCGCAATACCCTGAAGACTACCTGTTTGCCCGGTATTCGAcagaccacaggctctctctctctctctctccttaataagggagaatgaggtgtccctgtttcacaacaaggagggagacataacaaagcaactcgctgatttatggtgttaaaagtctgttgcgtcacttcTTTGAGCTCCGTGCCcagagaactcgggtctctgggcacgtAACCAGCAGTCAGCTCGCTGCTtatgatcttccatctcccacggtGGCCCTGTCCTCAAATCCACCCACCTACAGGgccacgaaaatccggcaccctgaaggtgctggtcttccaggccgcatccttggcatatcgaaaagcgGCTGGTTGTGAGGCCCCAAGAGagggtcccatttccacaaacaaccaaagtcagcgtgtaactccaggtcagggtcttcaaaagaacctagGAAAGGAAAATATGAGATATCaaaggtagaaatagagctgtttctgaagatacaaacaaaggagtcgctgttaggcGCCATCATCAACCTCAGCTCTGtccatgattaggctcgggttaaatttgGGGATCACTGGGCAGCGCAGCTCAAAGTGCCTTATCTGCACTGTATCgcaataataaatatattaacAGTGTGTGTCTACTCTAAAGCATTGGTCTTCTTTCCTGGAATGTGGGCAAAGGTAAGCAGGGAGCATTGTCACAGTGCTTCAGTCGAGACTTGACAAGACTGAAATGAAAGGAAGGAAATAAAATACAATACAAAGAAACCGTAATTGGCTGGAATATGCATTCTTAGGTGCCTGATTGCTGTCTTCTTCCAGTTGCCCGCCTGTGAGGGTGTGCAGACGCTGCAGCACAGTCTGTAGTTGTGACAGACAATTATGAAGAAGGTAAACACAAAGCTCTACTTCGTtacgagtttgaggagatctgacaGATCACCAAGGTCTCCTGCAAATTTCGCATCATGCAATTGATACTGCACAGGTGGAATTCACACATCCCAATGAATCTTTGCTGATCTTTTTTTATTTTGGTTTCTGTATCAAATTCTGCTAAATCAACCAAAACATGACCTGCAGCCTGTCCTGTTTCACACCCCTCTGGTGTTGTCACATCAGCTAATAAGATTGAAGTGTGCCACCAAACTCTTATCTGGCTGCTTGATAAAAGTTCTCACTTATTTTGCTAAAGAACTCTACTAATTATACTGACTCTCTATGGCTCTCCCTGGCTAATGTCCTTATTGAATCTCGTCAGATTACTTTTGGACTTCTGAATAAAATCTGCATGAGAGTTTCATTCAGAGGAACATTTGACACAGAACAGTAAAAATTAGCTGTGACTTCTCAGAAGTTCTGTGCAGTTGTCATTGATCTCAAACACAATATTTACAATTTTGGTTTCATAACTTAATTAAATATATAAAGTAATTTGATTACAAATATTTGATTAAATAGCTTGAGACTGCTTTGAGAAGCTagtacaggcatgggcaaactacggcccgcgggccatatgcggcccgttaagcttttaaatccggcccgcagaacttgatgaaattatattaataaaccttgttaacgttttttccccgcaattctggcgttttcccaatagatgacgcactctatatacattgacctttgttgaggtgcagcgtatttctccacatttgcgctttactctgtgaccttgtggagaccccatttcctggcacatccgaactggctcacaattagccagcattctggctaagggagatagcctgcggggatttgcgagcacagagctttggagcctctgcgccacgggggcaggttgagggatgcttaaaagtgaggctggggattttgaataaagttttttccttcgactgcagttaccaactccgtgtcataattttagcgctgcgtgtggcacaccgctacaacctctcaccccttctgtaaaGATGAGTGGAGCTAAGAAAAGCGGATAGAGAATGTCGGGTGTTTAATAAGGAGTGGACAACTAAATATCTTTTTACCAAACACAGATCAACTGCTGTATGCCTGATATGCCAAGAGACTGTGgcggtttttaaagaatataatatcagccgtcactttgccacaaaacatgcCAACTATGCTAGCGACCAGTCAATGAAAGAACGGGAAGCTAATACTCAGAGGTTGGCAGCTAATTTACAGGCTCAACAAAATTTTTTTCACCGTCAAACTGCCATTCATGAATCAAGTACCAAGGCGAGTTTTATGCTGTCATTCAAATTAGCAAAGGCCAGCAAGCCTCTGTCTGAAGGCGAGTTTTTAAAAGAATGTATGGTGGAGACAGCAGGTGTATTGTGGCCGGAGAGCAAAGACAAATTTGAAAAAATCAGTTTATCATGCAGGACAGTGACTCGCCGTgtggaactgatagatgaagatataaccagcgacttaaataaaaaggcagagtcgttcccgttatattcattagcactggatgaaagcaacgatgtaaaagacactgctcagctcctcatttttatccaaggaattaacaatacttttgaaataacggaggagtttttgacaatggagtctctgaaaggaaaaacacggggagaggacttgtatgaccgggtgtctgctgtcatcgaaaatatgaagctcccttggagtaaacttatcaacgtcaccacagatggatctcctaatttgacggggaaaaatgtcggcctgctgaggagaatacagaataaagtgaaagatgaaaatcCTGACCAGGTTGTTATTTTCCTTCACCGCATCATCCACCAGGAATCTCTATGTAAATCGGTATTACAGCTGAATCATGTTGTGAATCCTGTCGTAAAACTTGTCAACTTTATACGTGCAAGGGGACTTCAGCACCGTCAGTTCATCACGTTCCTGGAGGAAACTGATGCAGATCACCAGGACCTACTTTATCACTCCCGCGTCCGCTGGTTAAGTTTGGGCAAAGTGTTTCAACGAGTATGGGAGCTCAAAGAGGAGATCGGTGCATTTTTGGAGTTACTGAGGAAGGCCGGCGAATTTCCTGAGCTGAGCAACAAGAGCTGGCTTTGTGACTTTGCGTTTGctgtggatatattttcacacatgaatgaactgaacgtgaagctacAGGGGAAGGATCAGTTTGTGCATGACATGTACACAAAAGTGAAAGCCTTTAAATCCAAGCTGGCTTTTTTCTCCAGGCAAATTTCGAATAAGTTATTCACTCATTTTCCCACACTAGCCACGCTGGAAGAGGCCGGCGCAAATGTGAAAAAATACAGCGAGTCACTGAATGCGCTGCACAGAGAATTCTGCCGTCgcttttctgattttgaaaaaattgacaagtcacttcagttggtggcctgtcccctgtcacaagatcctgaaacagcaccagaggagctacagctggaactgatcgaccttcagtctgaccccgtcttaaaagagaagttcaactctcttaaaCTGAATGACTTTTATGCTTCACTTGGTAAAGAGGTGTTTCCAAACCTCCGGAGGATGGCATAGAAAATGCTGgcgttgttcggctcgacctatttgtgtgaacaggcgttcagcatcatgaacatcaacaaagccagccacagatccaagttaactaaccaacacctcagatccatcctgagaatcgccacaacaaaactaaatccagactttgatgcgctggctaaaaagggagaccaacaacactgttcccactgaaattaaaaataagtttcttcgttgtgttatgtaaaaaatgcatttgaaaatatttttttcaatatgccttacatgttacatgtcatttctgttaagtgatggatatgagtagtgcgcaggtgcacgtacgttctcaaaataaaaaatgcgctccgcatactggcgcgctctcattgttctgtcattgtgctggtcgttgttgagttttggcataggggacaattgaataagaaggagcaggacaagtagacctgcatctcctaccgtttttgaaataaagacaatcaggaggagagtgatgatgataatatcttgaaggataacagaattttcagtgctttaaaataataactgttactatttaaaaaagctgtattttattcatttaattttcagtgttttaaaagtcatttcaataaatagctaaataccatgggacttcaaagacatatattttgttgtaatgcatttgttcattttcaattgaaattaaagcacatgttttctacatatcccatgatattttattttctcttatgaggtgtattaccaaaacactccatccatctgctcctggtccggcccccctgtcaaattttagaaccctttgtggccctcaagtcaaaaagtttgcccacccctgagctAGTATCACATTCCTCCTGATTCACACTTTCTGGACTATGTGTAAAGTTTACTgtaaaccataagacaaaggagcagaattaggccatttggcccatcgggtctgctgtAACTTTTCAACATGGCTGaatcatttccctctcaaccccaatctcctgctttcatgCCCTgtctaaccaagaatctatcaacctttgccttaaatataccctctaacttggcctccacagccatctgtggcaacgaattccacagattcaccactctctggttaaaatcTTGAACTTAATTTGTAACTGTAATGTAATCAGTGATTTTTAAAAAGTTGTATACTTAAGAACtgcaagcacaagagattctgcagttgctggaaatctagggcaacacacacaaaatgctggaagaactcagcacgtcaggtaacatctgtggagaagaaCAAACTGACGTgtcaggctgtgacccttcatcaagactggaagggaagggtgcATAAACCAAAATAAGCagatggggggaggagaaggagtacatACAATTGGTGACAGATAACAACTTGTACCTTGTTCAAACCCTGCTTGTCACACTGACCTCTTCAAAAAGACAAACACAAGCATGGCCTGCTATAAATGACCACAAAGAACACTGACACCTCATATAAATGCCTggagcatgtgattcactgtACTGTCACTATCTCTGCACCGGAGCTGGAAGCAGTAGTGAAACCGTTACCGTGACGTTATTTCAGCTTGGGTTGTCCTGGACTTTGAGCTCAACTCCAATGCTGaccgtacatcctccctgtggaacgggTTTTCCTCGCACACTCCAGTTCCCTCACATAGTCCAATGAGGTACAGAAAGGTCAATTCActattgtaatttgtcccataattaggttagagttaatcgGGTTTGTCGAAGGTTGTTGGTGCAGGGTTGTTCGAAGGGCCAGGAGGGCCTACCctacactgtatcactaaataaatagagAAATGAAGTGAATGTACAATGCTGTGGCACAACTGGAACAAGTTTGCATGATATTGTAGAACAAACAAAATGTGAAAAATGTAGGTGAGGCTGTGTACCTACTCAGCGTAATCTTAACAATAACCATGTTATATTACAGTAAAAAATATAGATTTAGCATAGTTGGATATTATTGTAAATCATTTTAGTAATCCTCACCTATTGATTTATTTTCTCATGAATGAGACTGCAGGAATGGTAGCAATGAAATATTGTGTCAACTTAATTTAAGAGGTTAAATAGTATTTCAAAATGATAATAATTATAACAAAACAGAAGCCACCGTGTATAGCTTCCTGGTCAATGACATATAGTAGTTATTTGATCAAAGCAATGTATCAACTCTGAAGCAAAGCATTTCTTGTAAAAGAGCTAGCTATTCGTAATCAAGTGTTTATAAGAATCAAGTCTGTGATGACATTTGTTATAAATCAGG from Hypanus sabinus isolate sHypSab1 chromosome 1, sHypSab1.hap1, whole genome shotgun sequence includes these protein-coding regions:
- the LOC132406409 gene encoding general transcription factor II-I repeat domain-containing protein 2A-like; its protein translation is MESLKGKTRGEDLYDRVSAVIENMKLPWSKLINVTTDGSPNLTGKNVGLLRRIQNKVKDENPDQVVIFLHRIIHQESLCKSVLQLNHVVNPVVKLVNFIRARGLQHRQFITFLEETDADHQDLLYHSRVRWLSLGKVFQRVWELKEEIGAFLELLRKAGEFPELSNKSWLCDFAFAVDIFSHMNELNVKLQGKDQFVHDMYTKVKAFKSKLAFFSRQISNKLFTHFPTLATLEEAGANHLQSLLDHFPQACKGFGLTISLKKTNSLGQDLKALSVIAIDNYKLDVVSGSTFSDNISLDAEIGHLRHIAKDILYNELALGKRTSGCTQLCYKDVCNREMKVLNINIESWEEIAVDSTK